Proteins encoded within one genomic window of uncultured Draconibacterium sp.:
- a CDS encoding DUF2231 domain-containing protein gives MISATHFHALIIHFPIALLLVGFFSEIMGLISKKEMFKFAASLLLILGALGAIAAFVSGNMAGEGIEEGPLKQPIQRHELAATVTLWLAIVTAVFRVATYYFKISRSWVKWAFIILFTALAGSVATTGYYGGQLVYKHAAGVELALPDFGDFTNED, from the coding sequence ATGATTTCAGCAACACACTTTCATGCATTGATCATCCACTTTCCTATTGCTTTATTGTTGGTAGGATTTTTCTCGGAAATAATGGGACTGATCTCAAAAAAAGAGATGTTTAAATTTGCTGCTTCCCTATTGTTGATATTAGGGGCGCTGGGAGCTATTGCAGCCTTTGTAAGTGGGAATATGGCCGGTGAAGGAATTGAAGAGGGACCGCTTAAGCAACCTATTCAACGACATGAACTGGCAGCAACTGTTACCTTGTGGCTTGCTATCGTCACTGCAGTATTTCGTGTGGCTACTTACTACTTTAAAATCTCACGAAGTTGGGTAAAATGGGCTTTTATTATCTTGTTTACTGCATTGGCCGGATCAGTTGCAACCACGGGTTATTACGGTGGCCAGTTGGTTTATAAACACGCAGCCGGAGTAGAACTGGCTCTTCCTGATTTTGGAGACTTCACCAACGAGGATTAA
- a CDS encoding response regulator transcription factor, whose product MRILIVEDELSIANFIRDGLVEEGYAVDVADNGKKGQQLALDYINEYDIILLDWMLPGLSGIEICRNIRKQDKTIPVIFLTAKDTIDDVVFGLETGADDYIRKPFSFEELLARIRVHTRKQESQPVQFSAAGIEMNIDKHIVKKNGKIVELTQKEFSLLEHFLRNKGKVCRRVGIIEKVWDIHFDYDTSVIDVYINALRKKLDEPGKQSLITTVRGVGYKIEDEE is encoded by the coding sequence ATGCGAATTCTGATTGTAGAAGACGAGCTTTCAATTGCCAATTTTATTCGTGACGGACTTGTTGAGGAAGGTTATGCAGTTGATGTAGCCGACAACGGTAAAAAAGGACAACAACTTGCGCTCGACTATATAAACGAATACGATATTATTCTTCTCGACTGGATGTTGCCCGGGCTAAGTGGAATTGAAATTTGCCGGAACATCAGGAAGCAAGACAAAACCATCCCGGTAATTTTTCTTACAGCAAAAGATACGATCGATGATGTGGTTTTTGGTCTGGAAACAGGAGCCGACGATTACATTCGAAAACCGTTTTCGTTTGAGGAGCTACTGGCACGAATTAGGGTGCACACCCGGAAACAAGAATCGCAGCCTGTACAATTTTCGGCAGCCGGGATTGAAATGAATATCGATAAACATATTGTAAAAAAGAATGGGAAAATAGTTGAACTGACCCAGAAAGAATTCTCTCTGCTTGAGCATTTTTTGCGAAATAAAGGAAAAGTTTGCCGGAGAGTGGGCATTATTGAGAAAGTGTGGGATATTCATTTTGATTATGATACTTCGGTAATTGATGTTTATATAAATGCACTTCGGAAAAAACTCGATGAGCCGGGGAAACAATCGCTCATTACAACCGTAAGGGGAGTAGGTTATAAAATAGAGGACGAAGAATGA